The genomic segment CCCAGGCAGCCCAGCGTCCCCTCCAGCAAATCCATGCAAGGCCTAGCAAGGCCCTCCGGCCATGGACTTCGTGGGCAAACCAGCAGCCGTGAGAAAGTCCCAGAGTCCCAGCCAAGCCAGGCCGAACAGCCAAGCCAGATTCCCCATCTTGAACAGCAGTCGTCTCATCAACAAAGGAGCAGCCTCTACCAGCCCGAACAACCCAGGTTGAGTGTTTACGAGCAGCAAGAACCAAGAGGCTCTATTTACCAGCCGCAGCAAGCAAGAGGCAGCCTcttccaagccaggggtagtggGCCTCAACTCCAGGACTCCCAAAGGGGTGGAGTTCCTCGGCCAGCGGCAGGTGTCCAAGACGCGTCAGGAGGTACTTCTCAGGATGCTGTGGGTGGCGCATCGCAGCCACAAGACCAAAAAGGCAGCTCCCAAATCACTTGTCAGGTGCCTATGATCAGGAGCCGACAGATGCAATATGACCCAGGGCATGGCCCTTATCAAGATCATGAGCCCGGGCTTGGCCTCTATCAGCTTGGAGCTGGCATTTATGAGGATCAGGTGCCAGATCCAGGACCCCGAGAGCTGGCAATTAAGAATGCAAAGGCTTATCTACTGAAAACAAGCATCAAATCTGGTGTGAGCTTGTAAGTATGGATAAAGGCATGCTCTATATGTGAAGGGGAGCAGAATAACCTGAAAGGTgtcttctaatgcaggggtagtcaacctgtggtcctctagatgtccatggactacaattcccatgagcgccagccagcaaatgctggcaggtgctcatgggaattgtagtccatggacatctggaggaccacaggttgactacccctgttctaatggaaTATGTAATGTAGAGTTTCACTTTATATGTGAATCAAGGCAACATACACAGGATTCAATGGCAGTCTCCCAATTACTACACTAGATTCAGCAGCAATGGTATCCAATGTgcctttatttcattttatttatatactgccctcccttgcagctcagggcagtttacactgaaactTTCATAATACAGTGCAATATAATAAGCATCTTGAtttgaatatataacatttttaataATAGGAACTTTGACCAAAATAGAACAGTATATAATTTAACATTCAGCAACGGAACATTATAGTTTTAACTGCACTGTGGCTTAGCCTCTGGGCTCTGCTTGGTGGTTGGTTCACTTGTCTTGACCATATTCTAGGATTCCTTTGGATAACATGATTGAGTGAGCAGACCTGTAGGAGGTCAGCCCTGCATCAGCAAATGCTGAGAGACTTGTGGGACAGTGCCTAgagagggttgagtttcaggcaatgtGACATCCTCcatgatgttctaggaatttctCTCTGGTAAAAGTGATAGAGATGGTAGTGATTCCTACAAtgccacccagaagtgatgtcacattctCTAGCCCTATACCGAGAAGTGCTGTAACTTCcttgtgatgctctaggaatccctACACACCATGGTATTCATCACAAAgaatgaggaaagggaaggcaacagtaCCATCCACACTTGGGTATTCTAGCAGGGAAGCATGGAAAGAGGCTTTacgataattttaaaaagataactttaaaaaaattgcatatTGCTTGTCAGTAAGGCCACAGAAATTGCACAGTTCATACCTGTGACTTAGCATGAAAGAAATGGAAGCTAAACGACTTGAGGGAGGAAACTACATTTTCCTCATTTGCTACATTTTGGGAACTGAGAAAATATGATTTCCCTACAACAGAAGTTCTTTCTCAAGGGAAGATGCCCCAATGACCCACAACTGTAGAGCATCCACCCCGCATTTATTGTTCATGACTGCCTAAGAAAAGTCTTTTCTGTGTAGAATTTATTGCAGTGAGACCAAAACATGTCTACTTGACTGGGTGGGGCATTTATCTTCAAATTGCTAGGTATGACCATTTTGCTGAAATGTTGGCCAAAATCCTGGATGAGCGGCCTGAAAACCCTGCAGACATAATTGAGAATATCAGCAAAGATATAAAGTGTGCTCGTTTCCAGAAGAAAATGGACACCCTTCGAGATGAACATGAGAAACTGCCAACATATGATCTAGCAGAAATGTACAAGACtcttttccagaaggctggtggaGATGGAGGAGaacaagaagtagaagaagaaacagTGAGTCCCTAGATTTAGATTTGAGTTCATATTTTTCTGGAAACGTAGGAAAATTCCCTGTCCGTTCCTGGCTCCGTTGCGTAGATTTTTTAATGCACATTCTTGAGCCAGGTTTAGGATTATCTATCAGATCTACAAATATAGAAGCcaggcaaaattttaaaaaccttataTTGCTTCCAAGAAATACCCAAAACTTAGACTTCAGTTAGGGTCAAAACAGGTGAAATGCTGCAAGAACTATGATTGGCTCATCCAGCACCCTTTTACAATTATGGCCAGATGGGTGCAAGAGTTGAATAGGGTGTTGTGGGAACAAGGAGACAGATTTAACCTTTCCACCCCAAAAAAGAGTTGTGTTAATCAAAACTGACCCTCCCATCACGCAATTATAGCCCACTAAAGAAAAATGACAGGCAAATATGTTACCCAAAATAGAATGTCTCCTGATTTTAGCTGGGGGGAAATTAGCGAATCCTAGGAGACTTAGCAAGAGGCGGGTAACTAGCAAGATCTCTCCACCTAAGTATGCCAGGATTATTCTCTTAGAAACTCTTAAAATAAACCAGTTGAGAGTGAATGGAAAGGTTGTCTTATTCAAGAACTTAAAGAAAGCACACCAATATTTGGAAAACATATACATAAGAAATTAAATTGAATGGGAATAGATATGAGTGGGAGTGAGAGATGCTATGGTAACCTATCCTGACATGGAGAGCAAGGTCTGCAGATGCAGCAGGGAGAACCACAAAATGGAGGTACATCCTGTCGATCCCAGAAACACACACAGCTATGGCACAAGGTGATGGGTTTTATTAGGCAAAATGCTACCTGAGGTGATGTTGTCATATTTGCCCCCTAAACGATAAATACTTTGATGGGCTGGCCAGTGGTAGACAATGACATTGAGAAACATGTGAAGAGATTTCCTGAAGTAAGGTGTTAatggaggtgaaattggccttgaccagggccagggccttttcattctTGATATTTTTATACATACAGAGTAATTCTTAAGCTATATTAAACACATTTAGATAAATTTGTGATTGAAACCAGATGTTGATCCAGGTACCGATCCCTGGTTTAATTTGTAAAATGAATGtgtattgttttttttcttaaagaagtATGTAAGTACATGTAGAATTTATGTGTGTTCACTATAACATGTGCATGTGTTCACTTCACTGTGTGAAAAAGCTTTCTGTTGTGCAGCTTTCAAAATCTGGACAGGTGGTATGATGATGTAACtctggtatttccccccccccccatctagctaGAAACACCTCTGCCCAATGTAATGGAGACAGCCTACTACTTTGAACAAGCAGGATTTGGTTTGAGCTTGGAGGAATACTACCACATATTCCTCGCCCTCAAACTACTGGTCACCACACATCCACTCCAGACCTGCCGCTTCTGGGGCAAAATCCTAGGAACAGAGGCAAACTATATTGTTGCTGAGGTGGAGTTCCgcgagggagaagaggaggaagaggcagaggaggaagaaatacCTGAAGAAGGTTTGAAAGAGGGAAGTGatagggaggaggaggatgaagacgATGAGGAAAAGGATGAACCACCCAAGCCCAACTATAAGCCCCCACCAGTAATACCAAAGGAAGATAATCGGACTGGGACCAATAAATTCACTTATTTTGTCTGCAATGAACCAGGCAAACCCTGGGTGAAATTACCTCAGGTGACACCTGCGCACATCGTGAATGCCAGGAAAATCAAAAAGTTCTTCACTGGAAGGCTGGATGCGCCCATTGTGAGTTACCCGCCTTTCCCAGGCACCGAGGCCAATTACCTGCGGGCCCAGATTGCCCGTATTTCAGCAGCTACTCAGATCAGTCCACTGGGATTTTATcagtttggagaagaagaaggagatgaagaggaggagggaggcgctGGAAGAGACTCGTATGAAGAAAACCCAGAATTTGAACCCATTTCTGTGATCGAGTTGGTGGATTCCCTTGCAAATTGGGTCCACCACGTGCAGAACATTCTAATGCAGGTATGTTTACTGAAGTCTACACTGATCTCTTAATATTATTACCAAAGGCTTCTGAGAACGATAAAATGTTTCATCATTCCATAGGAATACTCTCCCATAAAACTGTTGGGATTTTAAGTTAGCAGAGTGCATAAGGCACACAACACAGCAGAAACTAcctggctggtgtgtgtgtgtgtgtgctggtaaGAGACAAAATAACAACAGAGCCTCTTTATTTGTTCAATATAATAAGAGTTCTTTATTATAGCTAACTCTATTCTAGACAGAATGGGGTAAAGATAGGATTCTAATCTAGTCTAACCAGCTAAAATGGATGGAGAGACAAGATGGAGAAGTGGGGCATAGTGAGGAGAGAAGGCGTCAAGCCAGAAGGATGGGTGATTCCTTAAGAGTAGCTTAAGTATCTACACACCAAAGGGATAGCAAGCAGAAAAGAGACAGATAGGATATCTGTTTTTATGTAGTCCACCCTCTGAATGTCTGAGGTAAAGAAACAGTACAACGTCCTTCACTTCTAACATAAACATTCATGGTTGAAAGGAATGGGTCACACAGGGGAGGTCCATTGTCTCTGGTACTCTTTGGTCTAAATGGtagtgaaaagtgctgtcaagttgcaggcaGCTTACGGTGACCCCCTCcaagagctttcaaggcaagagatgaacagaggggcCTCACCATTGCCAGCCTTCCATATAGCACCCTGGGACTTTCTTGGTGGaatcccatccaaggactaacccaggccaagatctgacgagatcacgCTAGCCTAGGTCAGGGCTTATAATAAGTAGTAGTATTTGTTGCATAAGGAGAAGGCTACCATGACATTATATATTGCAGTggctttctccttaagaaagaaaatacacatacacacacatttatgcTGCAAGTCATCACTATGTGCAGAGCAAGACACTGCTCATAAGAAACGAGTGTGGCCTTCTTTTCCCTTTCAAAGCACCTCTACTACCAAGTTACATGCTGTTTCTCAGCAGTTCTCTCTGAAACGAGGCCTCTCCACGCTTTGCCATGCACTTCCAGCAGCCTGAGCCACACACACATCTCGGGTGTTGGGCTGTTCTcaacagaagcagaagcagcagactcACATACTGAGAAACtgcatggctgtatttggatgtgtgaccaCAGTAGACTAATTTAACAGAGTTAATTTTTGctctatattcccactgtcatgtagggcgttcatagcctgaggaagagtgcttgcactcgaaagctcacgccttgaataaatctttactggtcttaaaggtgctactagactccaaTCTTGTCTTGTAACACTTGATCCTTGGCTGTAGGGACGCTGTTCGTGGATCAATCCCTTTCagaaagcagaggaagaagaagaggaggatgaggaagaagagaaagaagatcaAGAAGAGTCGCAGCAAGAAGTAGGACCTCCACTTCTCACTCCACTCTCTGAAGATGCAGGTAGAGGCTGCACGCATGGTCCTTTATTCTTTGGGGGTATCCCTAACATGATGGCAAATGCAGGCGGCGTTGGACTAGTTGGTTGTCCAGAGTTGCATCAATGCATCCTCAAATACTATGCTATTGTTGCGCTGCAATAATCATTTGCATTTGAGTTCTCCAGGTCTGTCAAGacaatccagttgcaaatgacttatgcatgcatgcaaaataaATGCTGTGCCGCTGGGTCGCTACGGCAGAGAATtggatgcagccagttgggtgaaacTAAAGCACTTCAGTTTACCTGCCCAGTTTTGGTGTTAATGCAACACATTTTTGCCTTTTACATTTACATGACAGTAACAGGTTGAATAAGGAGAGGAGGCATGGCGAGGAGGACTCTGTCTTGGATCTCAGTAGCTAAAGATGGCCAGTGCTTAGGTGAGAGGCCAGCAAGGAAAGCTCTACGGAAgagggcaatggcaaactccTTTGCTTATCATTTGCCTTTGAAAGCTCCCTGCTGGAATGTCTAAAATtggttgcaatttgatggcacttatgTATGTagggttgaatccagccagcttttcactCTCTGTTCTTAATATAGCCCCCATCTCACTTGGCTTTTGTCTATGCAGGTCCCATCATTCCCAGGATAGCCTTTATGACAAGGGAGAAAGTTGGCAGGATACATCCAGTGGCTCTTTACGACCATGCTTTGACAGCATTTCActtaattcagtggttctcaacatggggctTGAAACCCCTCGAGGGGTCATTCGGCCCTTTCCCGGGGATCACCGAGACAGTTCAGTGGCTGCGGCAGCCGCAGCGTGGCACTGGCCTTCTCCACGCTGCCTCAGAGCTCATGGAAGCCGCGGAGATCTCTGAGGCTGCGCGGAGGAGGCCAGCATCACAGCAAGCGCCGCAGCAAGCAAGAGCAGTggcgtgtgtgcatgcgtgcgtgcGCATGTGTGCCGCCACTGCCCCTGCTGAAGAGGTCATggcattagggcggttgagaactGACTTAGTTTCATGGTTCAGCACTAcagagtagatttttaaaaacattcaataGAACAACTGTCTAACCACTCAAATATTTCACCGTTTTACTCAACTTGTTTGTTGTTCAAACAGAAATTCTGAATATTTTACCATGGTCATCTGAGGCCTCCACAAGCTTGGTTCCTCAATATGCCATTGCAGTTCTTCAGTCCAACTTGTGGCCTGGTGCATATTCCTTTGGTATTGGCAGGTAAGAAGCAGAAAACTGGTTTTGTTTCTTGCCTATGCAGCCTAAAATACATACTTTTGTTATTTCTATTCTGTTGTTTAGACCATTTCTTATTTAGAGTTCACCAGTTTCAATGCTAAAACCAGTTTGGCATTCATATTCTTTACTCATTTGCAGAGATCCCCCATTAAGTCTTCAATCTGATGCATCCTTACAAGGGAGTTAGTCTTGCTGGAGTCAAGTTCATGGCCTTACTTTTCACCTAAAAAGGCTGAAGTTTTGTCCATAAAGCATATTTTGGCTCAAGTTATATGAAAATAATACACAAACTGGCTTACAAATCAAAATTCAGGCTCATAGCTCGGGAATCAAAGTTCAGGGAAGGTACCTTCCTTGTGCATTTACCAGATTTGTTACTAATTTGGCTTTTCAGAGCCTGCCATTTAACTCTTTGGCTTTCTTTTCCTCTATTCCTATCACTGGTCTTCATGGTATTTATGTATGAGTTGACCTTCTCAGGATTGCTCCCCTCTTTCCAAATTCTTTCTTGGAATGCCTTCTTGTTCTAATATTTTGCGGCTAGAATGAGTAGGCTGAAAAACTGGGAGAGTGCTGTTGAATCATGACAAGGACAGAAGACTGAATAAAAACCTTGTAAATTCAGTTTCGGAGAAGACAGCAGCTATCATACTGGGTTGTCTACATTTCAGTCTTGGTCTAATTGGGGAAGTGTAGCACAATTTCATTGTCAGTGTTCCCATTCTATTTGCTTGGGTGCCACTTAAAGGATAGGCAAGTACAATGATGGAATAGcagaattttgattttttttttccaaagcattCCAGAAGACGTGAAGTTTTTACATCACTTGACTTCGGAAGGAAGCTAAATTGGGGGTTCCATTTCAGTTAATTTTTAACGCCATTCTCCTTTTTCCTGTAGGAGATTCGATAATATCTATATTGGTTGGGGCCATAAATACAGTCCAGTCAATTACACCCCTCCGGAACTACCGCCAGTGCAGAATGAGTACCCCAGTGGACCAGAAATCACAGAAACGACTGACCCGACCGTGGAAGAAGAGCAGGCACTCAAGGCTGCGCAGGAAGAGGCTTTGGCAGAAGagatggaagaggaagaggaggaggatgaagatgaGGATGATTAACCTGCAAAGAGCTAGGTGCATTGTAGTATTTCTCTCCTAAGAATCCACTGAGTTCTCTATTAATGTACTAGCAAGAGCACAGCATAATAAATTTTTACTTATTAAACTCATTGCAAGGAAGTGTTTGGCAGCTACGCATAGTGATATCACAAcaatgtcagccattcagtcgagacCCACTCTTGGCGATTCTACAGCACAACTGTCACCACAATTTCTGATCTCGcgccgcttcttttagttgtgtaatgttttgcccagtgtccattttgatcatatctagcCACCGCGTTCCTGGTTGGTCTGTTATATATCAGCCCTTTATGCTGTGCTCACAGGGAGATGATTCCCCTCTGTGAACGACAAATGCATCTGAAGCAACGACAGCGCATCCACATGGAGGGGCTTCCCCTTTTATCTTCCACTTTCCCCCAAGTGTGCCCTCCCACTGTGTCTCCAGAGGGCtctctgccattttttttaaaaatcaatagtaACTATATCAGTGTAGTAAAATGACTCTGTAATGAAAtagcaaccattaaaaaaaaaagctagcaAAATGCCTGCCAGTGATGTGAGGAAATATATATTCCTGTCCACATGCAAAACTCTTCTAAGTACAACAGATTGGAGGAAAGGTAGTAATCCAAACTAATCAACTCCATTCCTGAACACTGAACCGCTTGATCAGAATTTGCTCCAGGCACTCCGAATCTCCAGTTTCCATAATGACCAGCTGCAATACAGTTGTTAAGCACCCCCACGGATCCTgaaataaaatccaaatattaGACCACAATTCCTTTTCTTGAAAAGAAGAACACACCATTCACTTGCTTTCAGGGCAGTTGTCAGCATACCCTGTGGGGCCCACTGCCAATGACTCACACTCAAACACTGCCCCCCACTTGCCTGTACCCATGCTCCCAACTGCCCAGAGTCATGGCAGCAATGGCAGCAGCACTCCCTGCTGCATACACTGGCCAGTGTTGTTGGGGAAAGTGTTGTCATGCACACAAGCATGGATGGGGGCAGGATTTGCAAGGAGGGGGAAGCACAGACAGATGGGGACATGCAGGTGTAGTGGTGGGCACATGGGGGACCCTGGGGACTGTATGCCGAGGCCCTTAGTACTTGGCACCCGCTGTGGCTGCAGTATACTTCAGTAACTATTTAAGGGTATAAATGTTATATTTGCTCACCactcctcggcctgtcaatctTTGGGCCCAACCAATCGGAGGTTTGTTGGtctagcttttctttttttcattttggtcCCTTCTAAAATtttctcagagcctcttgtgatgcagagtggtaaggcagcagaaatgctgtctgaagctgtctgcccatgaggctgggagttcaatcccagcagccggctcaaggttgactcagccttccatccttccgaggtcggtaaaatgagtacccagcttgctggggggtaagaggtaatgactggggaaggcactggcaaaccaccccatactgaatctgccatgaaaacgctggagggcgtcactccaagggtcagacatgacccggtgctttacctttaatattttcTCAAATCCTACTGGGAAGGACCCACCTCTTCAACCCTATCCACACTATTgatcttccctttaaaaaaacaaaaccccaacatGAAGAGAGATAGATTCAAACGGGCGGACATGTCAGccatccaatggcacctttaagacccaccaagacTGGTTCAAGGCGTGAATGGgggttaaaggtgcccctgcacgCCAACCTTGGTGAAAAGagaaatgcagattttttaaaaaaaacaaacgcaGTCCCCGCCGATGCAAACGACCAGCGTCGCCACAAAAACGCCGCGCGGGACTCCCCCGGGGCCTTCCACGGCATCCTGTCCGACAGAGAAGCCCGTTCCCTCCCCCGGGACACGGAAGAATGGGCCCGCCCACTCTCACCCCACCGGGCGCGATAGTGGTACGGTCTGCCGGGAGGGGCGGGGAGCGCGGCCAATAGGAAAAGCGCTTGCTCGAAATTCAAATGCCGGAGCCGAAGGGCGAGCCGGCGAAATGGCGGACGAGGGGGCCGTGACGGTGTGCGTGCGGGTGCGGCCGCTCATCGAAAGGTGCGTCTCCGGGCGGCGGTTGCTCCGGCCCCCTTCGGTggtccccagggggggggggtcagccctGCGGGGGTCGATGGGGCTGCGGAAGGGCGCGGGCGCTGTTcgggcttcccccctcccgcccctctctctctctctctcgtgggcTGCAGATATT from the Paroedura picta isolate Pp20150507F chromosome 10, Ppicta_v3.0, whole genome shotgun sequence genome contains:
- the LOC143819284 gene encoding radial spoke head protein 6 homolog A-like, with protein sequence MAEPPGEQPEEGEKPPQVSPEPPRQPSVPSSKSMQGLARPSGHGLRGQTSSREKVPESQPSQAEQPSQIPHLEQQSSHQQRSSLYQPEQPRLSVYEQQEPRGSIYQPQQARGSLFQARGSGPQLQDSQRGGVPRPAAGVQDASGGTSQDAVGGASQPQDQKGSSQITCQVPMIRSRQMQYDPGHGPYQDHEPGLGLYQLGAGIYEDQVPDPGPRELAIKNAKAYLLKTSIKSGVSLYDHFAEMLAKILDERPENPADIIENISKDIKCARFQKKMDTLRDEHEKLPTYDLAEMYKTLFQKAGGDGGEQEVEEETLETPLPNVMETAYYFEQAGFGLSLEEYYHIFLALKLLVTTHPLQTCRFWGKILGTEANYIVAEVEFREGEEEEEAEEEEIPEEGLKEGSDREEEDEDDEEKDEPPKPNYKPPPVIPKEDNRTGTNKFTYFVCNEPGKPWVKLPQVTPAHIVNARKIKKFFTGRLDAPIVSYPPFPGTEANYLRAQIARISAATQISPLGFYQFGEEEGDEEEEGGAGRDSYEENPEFEPISVIELVDSLANWVHHVQNILMQGRCSWINPFQKAEEEEEEDEEEEKEDQEESQQEVGPPLLTPLSEDAEILNILPWSSEASTSLVPQYAIAVLQSNLWPGAYSFGIGRRFDNIYIGWGHKYSPVNYTPPELPPVQNEYPSGPEITETTDPTVEEEQALKAAQEEALAEEMEEEEEEDEDEDD